The Streptococcus oralis Uo5 genome includes a window with the following:
- a CDS encoding APC family permease, giving the protein MFRKLKYTFIGRPLKSLTDGEGGLLGKMQALAMLSSDALSSIAYGPEQVILVLVSLSPLAIWWSLPIGIFVLLLLASLTISYRQIIHAYPQGGGAYMVTRENLSPELGLIAGGSLLVDYMLTVAVSVASGADAITAAIPALHPYNLHISIFLVCLLMLLNLRGLKESASSLMIPVYLFIFSTVFLLLYGFFQLFTGSLNYQATSTIGQTVPSLSIVLLLRAFTSGSASLTGVEAISNAVPFFKTPKEKNAAQTLTIMSLILGFLFAGITFLNYWMGITPQNGETILSQMAKGILGDSFFGHASYYLFQFSTALILAVAANTGFSAFPMLAYNMAKNKYMPHLFMEKGDRLGYSNGILTLAFGAMILLLIFNGNTERLIPLYTIGVFVPFALSQTGMIRHWKKEKGANFLKPAFANILGAIICYAIVLILLLFRLGDIWPFFPIILVLTFLFLSIHSHYQKVAKQLRLYEGIEKRTYDGNLVLVLVGNVTRVSVGAINYAQSIGDEVLAMHISTKETAEKDQEILQEFADYFPNITLKNINTSYRDIITPSVMYVKRIAQEAKQKNYTVTVLVPQFIPNKPWQNILHNQMSLKLKYALRWHEDVVIASYSYHLKE; this is encoded by the coding sequence ATGTTTAGAAAATTAAAATATACCTTTATCGGTCGACCACTCAAGTCCCTCACAGATGGTGAAGGGGGATTACTTGGAAAAATGCAGGCACTTGCAATGTTATCCAGTGATGCCCTGTCTTCTATTGCCTATGGACCTGAACAAGTCATTCTCGTTCTAGTTAGCCTCTCTCCTCTCGCTATTTGGTGGAGCCTCCCTATCGGTATTTTTGTCCTCTTACTGCTCGCTAGTTTGACCATTTCCTATCGTCAAATCATTCACGCCTATCCTCAAGGTGGTGGGGCTTATATGGTCACTCGGGAAAATCTCTCCCCTGAACTAGGCTTGATTGCAGGGGGCAGCCTCCTTGTTGACTATATGCTGACAGTAGCCGTATCCGTTGCGTCTGGAGCTGATGCTATTACTGCAGCCATCCCTGCCCTCCATCCCTATAATCTTCATATCTCTATTTTCCTAGTCTGTCTGCTCATGCTCTTGAATTTAAGAGGATTGAAAGAATCTGCCAGCTCTCTGATGATTCCCGTCTACCTCTTTATCTTCAGTACCGTCTTTCTCTTGCTTTATGGGTTCTTTCAACTATTTACAGGTTCCCTAAACTATCAGGCGACTTCAACCATTGGGCAAACCGTTCCGAGTCTTTCCATCGTTCTCCTATTGAGAGCCTTTACCAGTGGCTCTGCCTCTCTGACAGGGGTTGAGGCTATTTCAAATGCGGTACCATTTTTCAAAACTCCGAAAGAAAAGAATGCTGCTCAGACCCTGACCATCATGTCCTTGATTTTAGGTTTTCTTTTTGCAGGCATCACCTTCCTAAACTACTGGATGGGCATCACACCTCAAAATGGAGAAACCATCCTCTCGCAAATGGCCAAGGGCATTCTTGGTGATTCATTCTTTGGTCATGCTAGCTACTATCTCTTCCAGTTCTCAACAGCCTTGATTCTAGCTGTAGCTGCAAATACTGGCTTTTCAGCCTTCCCTATGCTGGCATACAATATGGCTAAAAACAAGTACATGCCCCATCTCTTTATGGAAAAAGGGGATCGCCTTGGCTACTCCAACGGTATCTTAACTCTGGCTTTTGGAGCTATGATCCTTCTTCTCATTTTTAACGGGAATACTGAACGCTTGATTCCTCTTTATACTATCGGGGTCTTCGTTCCCTTTGCCCTTTCTCAGACTGGGATGATTCGTCATTGGAAAAAGGAAAAAGGAGCAAATTTCTTAAAACCTGCCTTTGCTAATATCCTTGGGGCCATCATTTGTTATGCTATCGTTCTCATTTTACTCCTCTTCAGACTGGGTGATATCTGGCCATTCTTCCCAATTATCCTAGTTTTAACCTTCCTCTTTTTGTCCATTCACAGCCATTACCAAAAAGTGGCAAAACAACTGCGACTCTACGAAGGAATTGAAAAACGTACCTATGACGGCAATCTGGTTCTTGTCCTAGTAGGAAATGTTACTCGAGTAAGTGTTGGAGCCATTAACTACGCTCAAAGTATCGGTGACGAAGTGTTAGCCATGCACATTTCTACTAAAGAAACGGCAGAAAAAGACCAAGAAATTCTTCAGGAATTTGCCGATTACTTCCCAAATATCACTCTGAAGAATATCAATACTAGCTACCGCGACATCATCACCCCTAGCGTTATGTATGTCAAACGAATCGCCCAAGAAGCTAAGCAAAAAAACTACACTGTTACAGTCCTTGTCCCACAGTTTATCCCTAACAAGCCTTGGCAAAATATCCTGCACAATCAAATGAGCCTCAAACTAAAATACGCTCTCAGATGGCATGAAGACGTCGTTATCGCTAGCTACTCTTATCACTTAAAAGAATAA
- a CDS encoding TatD family hydrolase, protein MIFDTHTHLNIEEFAGREDEELALAAEMGVTRMNIVGFDKPTIERALELVDEYEQLYATIGWHPTEAGTYTDEVEAYLLEKLKHPKVVALGEIGLDYHWMTASKEVQEQVFRRQIQLSKDLNLPFVVHTRDALEDTYEIIKNEGVGPRGGIMHSFSGSLEWAEKFVELGMTISFSGVVTFKKATDIQEAARELPLDKILVETDAPYLAPVPKRGRENKTAYTRYVVDFIADLRGMTVEEIAQATYNNAKSLFGLSDLVEQE, encoded by the coding sequence ATGATATTTGATACGCATACACATTTAAATATAGAAGAATTTGCAGGAAGGGAAGATGAAGAATTAGCCCTAGCTGCTGAGATGGGTGTGACCCGGATGAATATTGTTGGCTTTGACAAGCCGACTATAGAGCGCGCCTTGGAGTTGGTAGATGAGTATGAGCAACTCTACGCAACTATTGGCTGGCATCCGACTGAAGCAGGGACATACACAGACGAGGTCGAAGCTTACTTGCTTGAAAAGTTAAAACATCCCAAAGTTGTTGCCTTGGGTGAGATTGGATTGGACTATCACTGGATGACAGCATCTAAGGAGGTGCAGGAGCAGGTTTTTCGTCGTCAGATTCAGTTGTCTAAGGATTTGAATTTGCCCTTTGTGGTTCATACCCGTGATGCGTTAGAAGATACTTATGAGATTATCAAGAATGAGGGCGTTGGTCCTCGTGGTGGGATTATGCATTCATTTTCAGGCTCTTTGGAGTGGGCTGAGAAGTTTGTCGAACTTGGTATGACCATTTCCTTCTCAGGAGTGGTGACTTTTAAGAAAGCGACGGATATCCAAGAAGCTGCTAGGGAACTTCCTTTGGATAAAATCCTCGTTGAGACAGATGCCCCTTATCTAGCGCCCGTTCCTAAGCGTGGACGAGAAAACAAAACAGCCTATACACGATACGTGGTAGATTTTATCGCGGATTTGCGTGGGATGACTGTTGAAGAAATAGCGCAAGCTACCTATAATAATGCAAAGAGTTTATTTGGTCTGAGCGACCTAGTTGAACAGGAGTGA